One window of the Herbiconiux sp. L3-i23 genome contains the following:
- a CDS encoding YaeQ family protein: MAAGATIHTFTVQLADVDRGVYEDLTLRVARHPSETEAYMVTRLLAYCLEYEEGIAFSEGVSATDEPAVLVRDLTGALRVWIEIGSPDAERLHHGSKSADRTVVYTHRDPAKVAGAWAGKRIHRADAIVLRSFDPGFIDDAVAALERRSTMTLSVTERQLYLELNGTIASSELHEQPIL, translated from the coding sequence ATGGCTGCCGGCGCGACGATCCACACCTTCACCGTGCAACTCGCCGACGTCGACCGCGGCGTCTACGAAGACCTCACGCTGCGGGTCGCCCGGCATCCGTCCGAGACCGAGGCCTACATGGTGACCCGGCTGCTCGCCTACTGCCTCGAATACGAGGAGGGCATCGCCTTCAGCGAGGGGGTGTCTGCCACCGACGAGCCCGCGGTGCTGGTGCGCGACCTCACCGGTGCGCTCAGGGTGTGGATCGAGATCGGATCACCGGACGCCGAACGTCTGCACCACGGCAGCAAGTCCGCCGACCGCACCGTCGTCTACACCCACAGGGACCCGGCCAAGGTGGCGGGCGCGTGGGCGGGCAAGCGCATCCACCGCGCCGACGCGATCGTGCTGCGCAGCTTCGACCCCGGCTTCATCGACGACGCGGTCGCAGCCCTCGAGCGCCGCAGCACCATGACCCTCTCGGTCACGGAGCGTCAGCTCTACCTCGAGCTGAACGGCACCATCGCGAGCTCCGAACTGCACGAGCAGCCCATTCTCTGA
- a CDS encoding bifunctional 3'-5' exonuclease/DNA polymerase produces the protein MGNVAASLILRRDGDAVRIVERGTAERGTVERDTADGDRESVVEAADFPRFVADREATTGGSPPRWVWDDTTRWYPDLLRAGVRVHRCLDLRLAHDILRRSPHIDQRTLAGDDLARWDALQPTTAHDAALFDWHRHEEHLDAEAEYDRQQRAVDASGKRGPLELLLAAESSGALVAAEIDHVGLPLREEVHERLLTQLIGARPLPGARPAELERLLPEIRAALDAPDLNPDSPKALLGALRSAGLDVSDTRAWNLQQLDHPVIAPLLAYKKLQRLANANGWRWLDTWVSDGRYQPGFLPGGTVTGRWTAQGGGALSFPAQIRGSVVADEGWRFVVADVAQLEPRVLAALSGDRAMSEAASESDLYEGMVKRGAVKTRRDAKLGMLGAMYGSTSGEGGRMVARMTRLYPRAFGFVEDAARAGERAEVVETYLGRASERPTGRWTRALGDEARADESRERDRKKWGRFTRNFVVQGSGAEWALCWIATLRTLLWRIGPQGADLELADRPHLVFFLHDEVLVHTPEALADEVVAAVRTAAAEATRIMFGRFPIDFPLDVDVCRSWADADSRAVRMDDADDADELDAGDGPASG, from the coding sequence ATGGGAAACGTGGCCGCGTCGCTGATCCTCCGGCGCGACGGGGATGCCGTCCGCATCGTCGAGCGCGGCACCGCCGAGCGCGGCACAGTCGAGCGCGACACCGCTGATGGCGACCGCGAGAGCGTCGTCGAGGCTGCCGACTTCCCGCGGTTCGTCGCCGACCGCGAGGCGACCACCGGAGGCAGCCCGCCGCGCTGGGTGTGGGACGACACCACCCGCTGGTATCCCGACTTGCTGCGCGCCGGCGTCCGCGTGCACCGCTGCCTCGACCTGCGCCTCGCGCACGACATCCTGAGACGATCCCCGCACATCGACCAGCGGACGCTCGCCGGCGATGACCTCGCCCGCTGGGATGCCCTGCAACCGACCACGGCACACGACGCGGCGCTGTTCGACTGGCACCGCCACGAGGAGCATCTCGATGCCGAGGCCGAATACGACCGTCAGCAGCGGGCAGTCGACGCGTCGGGCAAACGCGGACCGCTGGAACTGCTCCTCGCTGCGGAGAGCTCCGGGGCTCTCGTCGCCGCCGAGATCGACCACGTCGGCCTGCCCCTGCGCGAAGAGGTGCACGAGCGCCTGCTCACCCAGCTCATCGGCGCGCGACCGCTGCCGGGCGCTCGACCCGCCGAGCTCGAGCGGCTGCTGCCCGAGATCCGCGCTGCTCTCGACGCCCCCGACCTCAACCCCGACTCCCCCAAGGCGCTGCTCGGCGCGCTCCGCTCGGCGGGACTCGACGTCTCCGACACCCGCGCGTGGAACCTGCAGCAGCTCGACCATCCCGTGATCGCGCCGCTGCTCGCCTACAAGAAGCTTCAGCGGCTCGCCAATGCGAACGGGTGGCGCTGGCTCGACACCTGGGTGAGCGACGGCCGCTATCAGCCCGGCTTCCTCCCCGGCGGCACGGTGACCGGTCGGTGGACCGCGCAGGGCGGCGGCGCGCTCTCGTTCCCGGCGCAGATCCGCGGATCGGTCGTCGCCGACGAGGGGTGGCGGTTCGTCGTCGCCGATGTCGCGCAGCTCGAGCCGCGGGTGCTCGCCGCGCTGAGCGGCGACCGGGCGATGTCGGAGGCGGCGAGCGAGTCGGACCTCTACGAGGGGATGGTCAAACGCGGGGCGGTGAAGACCCGCCGTGATGCGAAGCTCGGCATGCTCGGCGCGATGTACGGCAGCACCAGCGGGGAGGGCGGCCGGATGGTCGCTCGGATGACGAGGCTTTACCCGCGTGCGTTCGGCTTCGTCGAAGACGCGGCCCGCGCCGGCGAGCGCGCCGAGGTGGTCGAGACCTATCTCGGCCGGGCCTCGGAGCGGCCGACGGGACGCTGGACCCGCGCGCTCGGCGACGAGGCGCGCGCCGACGAGAGCCGCGAACGCGATCGCAAGAAGTGGGGCCGCTTCACCCGCAACTTCGTCGTGCAGGGCAGCGGCGCCGAGTGGGCACTCTGCTGGATCGCGACGCTGCGCACCCTGCTCTGGCGCATCGGACCCCAGGGCGCCGACCTCGAGCTGGCCGACCGACCACACCTCGTCTTCTTCCTGCACGACGAGGTGCTGGTGCACACGCCCGAGGCTCTCGCCGACGAGGTCGTCGCCGCGGTGCGGACGGCTGCCGCCGAGGCCACGCGGATCATGTTCGGCCGCTTCCCCATCGACTTCCCGCTCGACGTCGACGTGTGCCGGTCGTGGGCGGATGCCGACTCCCGAGCCGTCCGCATGGACGACGCCGACGACGCCGACGAGCTCGATGCCGGCGACGGCCCCGCGTCCGGATGA
- a CDS encoding SRPBCC family protein: MPSVIETVDVDVPVTTAYNQWTQFEEFPQFLSFVESITQQDDTHNHWKVKIGGAEREFDAEITEQLPDERVAWNSIGGKDEHAGVVTFHKLSDTSSRVTVQIDWKPEGFVESAGALLGVDDHAIKKDLQNFKQFIESRGTEDGAWRGEVPRD, encoded by the coding sequence ATGCCCAGCGTCATCGAGACCGTCGACGTGGATGTCCCCGTCACCACCGCCTACAACCAGTGGACCCAGTTCGAGGAGTTCCCGCAGTTCCTGAGCTTCGTCGAGTCGATCACCCAGCAGGACGACACCCACAACCACTGGAAGGTGAAAATCGGCGGGGCCGAGCGCGAGTTCGACGCCGAGATCACCGAGCAGCTCCCCGACGAGCGCGTCGCCTGGAACAGCATCGGCGGCAAGGACGAGCACGCCGGAGTCGTGACCTTCCACAAGCTCTCCGACACGTCGTCGCGAGTGACTGTGCAGATCGACTGGAAGCCCGAGGGCTTCGTCGAGTCGGCGGGCGCTCTGCTCGGCGTCGACGACCACGCGATCAAGAAGGACCTGCAAAACTTCAAGCAGTTCATCGAGTCCCGCGGCACCGAGGACGGCGCCTGGCGTGGAGAGGTACCTCGGGACTGA
- a CDS encoding glycoside hydrolase family 15 protein, whose product MPLAIEDYAMIGDRHTAALVGRDGSIDWLCLPRFDSPSTFGALLGDADHGRWLLRPADGTATATRRYKGDTLILETEWTTQNGVVRVTDFMPYGNRRADVVRRVHGVRGAVRMRQDLRIRFGYASALPWVRQVGGAAGPALLAAAGPDALILRGPELRATGHAHTGEFTVSEGETVDLVLTWFPSHREAPAPLDVDAAFASTTAEWHDWAHTLTHRGPHHGLVIRSLLMLRALTHEDTGGIVAAATTSLPEQAGGVRNWDYRYVWLRDASLTLLVLLSHKSTGEAAHWRDWLLRAIAGDPSDVQIMYGLAGERDLAERTVTTLPGFRGAAPVRVGNGAVEQFQADVIGEVMVALEVAREAGLAETRDSWSLQRALLEYTARHIDEKDNGIWEMRGDPQYFTHSRAMMWAAFDRGVRAVERHGFAGDASTWRSMRDRLASEIEEHGFDRTRNSYVQHYGSTEVDASLLQLAQVGYLDYDDPRMLGTVAAIEHDLLADGLVLRYRSSEVGDGLPAGENPFLACSFWLVEQYAKSGRTDDATALMDGLAALASDVGIFSEEYDFAAGTQMGNVPQALTHLTFVRAADAIHAARPSHAARSESAEHP is encoded by the coding sequence GTGCCGCTTGCCATCGAGGACTACGCCATGATCGGCGACCGCCACACCGCCGCCCTCGTGGGCCGGGACGGCAGCATCGATTGGCTCTGCCTGCCGCGCTTCGACTCGCCGTCGACCTTCGGCGCCCTGCTCGGCGACGCCGACCACGGCCGCTGGCTGCTGCGGCCGGCCGACGGGACCGCGACCGCGACCCGGCGCTACAAGGGCGACACCCTCATCCTGGAGACGGAGTGGACGACGCAGAACGGAGTCGTCCGCGTCACCGACTTCATGCCCTACGGCAACCGACGCGCCGATGTGGTCCGCCGCGTGCACGGCGTCAGAGGGGCGGTGCGGATGCGGCAGGATCTGCGCATCCGTTTCGGCTACGCGAGCGCCCTGCCGTGGGTGCGCCAGGTGGGCGGCGCCGCGGGACCGGCGCTGCTCGCCGCCGCAGGACCGGATGCGCTCATCCTGCGTGGACCCGAACTGCGCGCCACGGGCCACGCCCACACGGGCGAGTTCACCGTGAGCGAGGGCGAGACCGTCGATCTGGTGCTCACCTGGTTCCCCTCGCACCGAGAGGCACCCGCTCCGCTCGATGTCGATGCTGCGTTCGCCTCGACGACGGCCGAGTGGCACGACTGGGCGCACACGCTGACGCATCGCGGGCCGCACCACGGGCTGGTGATCCGCTCGCTGCTGATGCTGCGGGCCCTGACCCATGAGGACACGGGCGGAATCGTCGCGGCCGCGACCACGAGCCTGCCTGAGCAGGCGGGCGGCGTGCGCAACTGGGACTACCGCTACGTGTGGTTGCGCGACGCGTCGCTGACGCTGCTGGTGCTGCTGTCGCACAAGTCGACCGGCGAGGCCGCGCACTGGCGCGACTGGCTGCTGCGGGCGATCGCCGGCGACCCCTCCGACGTGCAGATCATGTATGGCCTCGCGGGCGAACGCGATCTCGCCGAACGGACGGTCACCACTCTGCCCGGGTTCCGCGGCGCGGCACCGGTGCGGGTGGGCAACGGCGCCGTCGAACAGTTCCAGGCCGACGTCATCGGCGAAGTGATGGTGGCGCTCGAGGTCGCCCGCGAGGCGGGCCTCGCCGAGACCCGGGATTCGTGGTCGTTGCAACGCGCGCTGCTCGAGTACACGGCCCGGCACATCGATGAGAAGGACAACGGGATCTGGGAGATGCGCGGAGATCCGCAGTACTTCACCCACTCCCGCGCGATGATGTGGGCCGCCTTCGACCGCGGAGTGCGCGCGGTCGAACGGCACGGGTTCGCGGGCGATGCGTCGACGTGGCGCTCGATGCGCGATCGACTCGCGAGCGAGATCGAGGAGCACGGCTTCGACCGCACCCGCAACAGCTACGTGCAGCACTATGGGTCGACCGAGGTCGACGCGTCACTCCTGCAGCTCGCGCAGGTCGGCTACCTCGACTACGACGACCCGCGCATGCTCGGCACGGTCGCGGCGATCGAGCACGACCTGCTCGCCGACGGCCTGGTGCTGCGCTACCGATCGTCCGAGGTCGGCGACGGCCTGCCCGCGGGCGAGAACCCGTTCCTCGCCTGCTCGTTCTGGCTCGTCGAGCAGTATGCCAAGAGCGGTCGCACCGACGACGCGACCGCTCTGATGGACGGGCTCGCCGCGCTCGCGAGCGATGTCGGCATCTTCTCGGAGGAGTACGACTTCGCGGCTGGGACCCAGATGGGCAACGTGCCGCAGGCGCTCACCCACCTGACCTTCGTGCGGGCGGCCGACGCGATCCATGCCGCTCGCCCGTCGCACGCCGCCCGGTCAGAGTCTGCTGAGCATCCGTAG
- a CDS encoding nucleoside deaminase produces MDTSAFATSFRADLPAWVSDELADVPDVLATDEERMALVHRLAARNFREKTGGPFAALVVETETGRVVSAGVNLVLASGLSMAHAEVVTLALAQTRVGGWDLGAEGAPARELVVNWRPCAQCYGATLWSGVRRLVVAGEGPELEHLTKFDEGPVREDWAEQFEERGITVAKDVLRDEALAVFADYGRSIDAGESVVYNARAQGAIDL; encoded by the coding sequence ATGGACACCAGTGCGTTCGCGACCTCGTTCCGAGCCGACCTGCCCGCCTGGGTGAGCGACGAGCTCGCGGACGTTCCCGACGTGCTCGCGACCGACGAGGAGCGCATGGCCCTCGTGCACCGGCTGGCCGCGCGCAACTTCCGGGAGAAGACCGGCGGACCCTTCGCGGCGCTCGTCGTCGAGACCGAGACCGGCCGCGTCGTCTCGGCGGGAGTCAACCTCGTTCTCGCGTCGGGGCTGTCGATGGCGCACGCCGAGGTGGTCACCCTCGCGCTCGCCCAGACGCGGGTCGGCGGTTGGGACCTCGGGGCCGAGGGGGCTCCCGCCCGGGAACTCGTCGTCAACTGGCGTCCGTGCGCCCAGTGCTACGGCGCGACCCTGTGGTCGGGCGTGCGCCGCCTGGTCGTCGCGGGGGAGGGGCCCGAACTCGAGCACCTCACCAAGTTCGACGAGGGGCCCGTGCGTGAAGACTGGGCCGAGCAGTTCGAGGAGCGCGGCATCACCGTCGCGAAGGACGTGCTCCGCGACGAGGCGCTCGCCGTGTTCGCCGACTACGGCCGCAGCATCGACGCCGGAGAGTCGGTCGTCTACAACGCGCGGGCGCAGGGCGCGATCGACCTCTGA